The following is a genomic window from Mustela erminea isolate mMusErm1 chromosome 2, mMusErm1.Pri, whole genome shotgun sequence.
ACCTAGTCTGCTATCATGAAAGGGTAGGAAAAGTGATAGGTGCCATCATCTGTCTTGCCCTCTGCACCTGAGTTAGAGGTAGAGCACAAAGGAAGTGTGGTTCTGGGATACATTCGTTCATCATCACTTCTTCCATAAGCATTTACAGAGATCCGGTTAAGTGTCTTGAATTTTTCTATTGAAagtttctcatttaatgccctgaaatGAATTGGCACATTAATAGAGGTTACGTAACTAGAAACTGCCAGGGTACATAAGCACATTTAGGTAAAGGGGAAATTcacatttaaagataatttttcctgtagaaaaatgtcttttctataGAACTGTTACTTGAAAGGACTAATTTTTCAAACATAATCTTCCTTTGGTATGCTTTGGTGGTAATTGGGGATGTAACTTCTGTGATAAGatgatttaaaaagagatatACATGCTAATGCACCCAGATATCAAAAATCTTGTCTCTTCTGGAATTAACGTTGACATTCAATTAAAAGATAAACAGATGTTTCATACAGggattattcaaagaaaaaagatctttggacattcagtctttttttttttttttttgaaagattttatttatttatttgacagagagagatcgcaggcagagaggcaggcagagagagagaggaggaagcaggctccctgctgagcagagagcccgatgcgggactcgatcccaggaccctgagatcatgacctgagccgaaggcagcggcttaacccactgagccacccaggcaccctggacatTCAGTcttaacagaaattttttttttcagattttcaaaactGTAGTTCTCAAAAAAACCATCTAGTTCTCTGTTGTTGCTGCAGTGGTGTGCTCAGGAATGGATACGCTTTAAACATATTTTGGTTTCTGCCAGCTTTGCTGTCAgttctctactttaaaaaattacctttcaaAAACGGGtaattagggggcgcctgggtggctcagtgggttaagccgctgccttcggctcaggtcatgatctcagggtcctgggatcgagtcccgcattgggctctctgctcggcagggagcctgcttccctctctctctctctctgcctgcctctccatctacttgtgatttctctctgtcaaataaataaataaaatctttaaaaaaaaaaaacaaaaaacaaaacaaaaaaaacgggTAATTAGAACAAAATCAGGATGCTTTTGCACAGACGAAGTACCGAATCAtgagctacttaaaaaaaaaaaaaagcctctgtgATTGTTTTGAATGGTAAGGATTGTACCTTGTTTTAAGTCGTTTTCCGGTTTTTGTTTCAGCGATGAAGTCTTACACTCCGTATTTCATGCTCCTGTGGAGTGCTGTGGGGATAGCGAAGGCTGCCAAAATCATCATCGTGCCGCCAATTATGTTTGAAAGCCATATGTACATTTTCAAGACACTAGCCTCAGCCTTGCACGAGAGAGGACACCGCACAGTGTTTCTTCTCTCCGAAGGCAGAGACATCGCGCCATCTAATCATTACAGCCTCCAGCGATACCCAGGGATTTTTAACAGTACCACCTCGGATGCTTTCCTGCAGTCCAAAATGCGGAATATCTTCTCTGGGAGATTGACAGCAATCGAACTGTTTGACATACTGGATCACTATACCAAGAACTGTGATATGATGGTTGGCAACCGTGCCTTGATTCAGGGTCTGAAGAAGGAGAAGTTTGACCTGCTGCTGGTGGACCCCAATGACATGTGTGGGTTTGTGATAGCTCATCTTTTAGGGGTTAAATATGCTGTATTTTCAACTGGCCTTTGGTACCCAGCGGAAGTGGGTGCTCCCGCCCCATTAGCTTACGTCCCAGAGTTTAACTCACTCCTCACAGACCACATGAACTTGCTGCAAAGGATGAAAAATACCGGCGTTTACCTCATTTCCAGATTAGGGGTCAGCTTTCTGGTTCTTCCCAAATACGAAAGGATAATGCAGAAGTACAACCTGCTGCCGGAGAAGTCCATGTACGACTTGGTCCATGGGTCCAGTCTGTGGATGCTGTGTACAGATGTGGCGCTGGAGTTTCCAAGACCCACTCTGCCTAATGTTGTGTACGTAGGAGGAATCCTCACCAAACCGGCCAGCCCACTACCAGAAGTAAGGTTTGCTGAACTCCTTGGTAATCTTTTCTAAACTGGAAGGTCAATTTGTCAGCTTTGATTTTTGGAGAGATGGGATTGGTTATTGTTGGCTAATAAGTGCTGCTCCCAAAAGCAGCCTAAGTGGTGGCTAGAGCCTCCTGAGGTGGCTCCCTTGTGGAGGTGGCTCCCTTGTGGATGCACCATGCCTGTGCAGCACGTTTTTGCTTTGGTGGAGCGTTTCTATGATGCTGAGAGGCCTTTCTGCCATATGGTCAGTAGACGGGCTGGGAAATAGGCTTTTGATTAAGTACTAACTGTAGTATGTGAGGAGAATGAGTTAGATAGTTAGCTTGAATGAGCACAAgtggttttgcttttaattaaacATGGAGTTCACTCTCTTTATTCTCCCCCAGATAGCACAGTCTCCGGTCTCCACGTCTAGATCAGGCTTGGTGAAGTCAAACAGAAGCCATGTGAAGAAAGGTTCTTCTTTCAGAAGCCATAACCACTAGAAAGCTTATGTCCAACAATGAAAATGAGGCAGTCCCTTCTGTCAGACTCGGGAGCCAACTAATTTTTAGCAAACAGCTgtaactattttaaagaaatcctgCCCCATTGCGATTTCATTTCAAAGATGGAATTGACTGCCCTTTAAGAAAACGCTGTCTCCTATCTAAGTCAAACCTAAATTCTTCTTCTGGTTGAGCTGTCAGCGAGTCTCTTGTATTCTCTTCTCCATCCTAGTTTGTTTTAAGTAACTCAGACTCACAGGAGCCAAACTTGCTGCGTATCTGTTGTTCTAGGATTTTCTGACCTCAGGCTGGCTCTCTGGGTTTAATCTCAACATCTGATGGCATTTACCTGGAAGCAACAAGTTGTACTGTGATTTTGCTCATTATCGAAACTATTTCTACtcttgaaaatctgaaaagacacaCAACACCTCTGCAAAATCTCTGGTCACTACATACCAAAAGATTTGTCAGGGCCTTGTTGAAGAGCCTTTTTTCATAGAGGCCTCAAATAAGGACAGTCACAGGGCAGAATGGAGAATTAATGTGATTGAAATATACAGCCTGTAGATTTTTCTCATCCTTTTGaagtaaatttaataataaacacctttattttttattataaaaaatacctTTACATCACATGAGAAAAATAGAGCTTGCTGGATGTGGGGCTTTTTCCCCCGCCCCCTATCCCCCAGCATTTCAAACTGCTGCAGTTAGCGGAGTCTGGAAGGGCTCCGCTCTCTGACGTCAACTGTAAAGAATAGGAACTCATCTCAGCGTCTCTTAGCCATTCATGAATTTATCCAAGCCTATTTCAAATCCTTAACTGTTCTCTGCCAGAGTCCCCATGTGATGTAGTAACTCCCCTTCCTAAAGTGAGCGAAAATCAGATTGAGAAGGAACTTCAACTCTAGCTGAACTTACTCTGAGTCATTCATAATGTTACACAGATCAGCCCCGTTCCCTCCaggtcttccattttttcctcaaCCAGCACCCTGCCCTTCTGTGTTGctccttttggtttctgtttggaGGCTGTCTCCCTTCTTCAGTGCTGGAATTGACGATGGGAGGGATGATGAAAAGGAACGTTCTGACAAATTTTCATTCCCTGTTCATTTGTCTTGAGGTGCAGTAACTTGACCTGCATAGCCTAAGTAcagaataatacatttttttctatcctcTAGCCTTCATTAAGATGCATAGCATGTGAGAATGCTGCTTTTTTTCCTATAACCCAAGCTTATCTTTTCCCCTGTAGATCCCTCTGCCAATTagtttcactattttattttacctttaaagcatctttttttttttaagatttattttatttattagagagagagaataagagagaggatgacagaagagaaggtcagaaggagaaacagactccctgcggagctgggagccggatgtgggactccattccagtactccaggatcatgacctgagcgggaggcagttgcttaactaactgagccacgcaggtgcccttaaaatatcttttgagtGGTTTTGGAGCCTTATGTAAGGTTATTActcaaaatgttttctgaattgtGTAATTCTAGTTTGATACTGGCTTGACTGACTTTTTGGgctccttgttcttttttcctccgTGGGCTTTTTGTAATGATTCTCTtgaaaatgtgctttttatttacGATGACCACTTTCGTTCTGCAGGTGAggttacacacacagacatacaaatATGGCATGTGCACGTGTTTGATGTGTAGATCTAGATACGTCTATTGTTACCATTGAAAACATCTTAGGCCATAAGTGTGAAGGACCATTTTCATTTCAGTATGCCATTTCCAAAGTTTTTCACCTGGGAATGTTTTGAAAGAGAGGTGTCCTACCCTTTCAGATATTTCCTACTGTGCTGAGGCTTTATATGCTTAGGAACACATGTGTTCCTACTGGGATTTCTCTAGTAGTTTTGTATGATATGATAAACTGTACCTCAGCATTATACAAGTTAATGAGTTTCTCAAATACCTGTATTATTTACAGGTCATGGTTGTGACACTAAAATAATAGGGCCTAGCAAGTGACGGTTGAGAACACATGAATCACTAATAACAGCTTAATTGTTAACTGCCTTGGTATCTTACACTGGGAGTGGATTAGGTTTTCCAGATGTCTGGAAATGATTTCACAGTGGGATTTCATTTCAAAACCTGGGATGAAAGGGTACAGAAAATTTCTGAAAGATACTTTTTAGTAGCTTTCATAATGTTTGAGCCCAGAGAAACTCTAGAGAGCATCTAGTTCAGTTCCATTAATTTagtttaccccccccccccaaaataaatagtCCATTCATTTGTCACATAGGAGATTCAGAGACTTTGGATGTCTCATCCAAGGCCATTAAGCTAGTTTGTGACATAGCCAAGTAAAATGTGGATTATTTTGCTATGAATGGATATTTTGTCAAGATGCCTACATCTCTCGTTACTCATATCACCCATTTACACATTTATAGTGTATACAAAACTGTGCAGAGACcaatatttttcagttctttctttgaTATCTCAAAGATTATGAGGACTTAATGCGAGAGTCAGATTTTAAATCATGCATATTCTCACTTATGCTTTAGAAATTTAATAATAGCAATCACCAGAATCCAAATACTTTTGATTACCAGGTATTGTCTTGTCATAAAGTGAAGCAGTTGTGTGCCTTAATAATACAGTCATTTTAAAATGCGTGTTAGCAGTGTGCCTAATTTATCATACTATTTACTACCTGAGTGCCTAGAGTGTGAGTCCTTAAAATGTGTCAGTGGTGAAGAGGTCTGGGTTGGATCATGTGTACTTTATCATTGCGGGGTGCAGAGAAcatgaatacacatttctttaaaaaagaactttgccTCGGCCAGGAAGGAGGTCTGTAAACAGATCCCATTTGACTAGGTCCTTTAAATGTTGAATGTGAATGAAATAATACCTAATAGAGAGCCATTGTAGCTTTTAGCAGTTTTATTGAGGGGGGAATAATAACACAACTAAAGAGTAGTACATTTACTTAAGgtgtctattaatttttaaaaataatgttttctggtgataatttttaaatgatttctcatTGACCGAAATGGCATAACCCTGCCAGGCAGCTGATCTCTCCCACTTCCTGCTTCTACAGCCCCAAATTATTTTTGCACTTAATAGATTGTACTTTAACTATCAGTTTTTCACATGGCTCTCTCCCTAACTAGAGTGTGGATGCCTCAAAGGGGATCCtctatttattcatctttgtacccTGAGTATCTGGAAAATGGAAGGAATTCAGTGAATGTTTAAGATTAAATGAACTGCATCAAGTAGAAATAGTTGCCCAAAAAATAGGTTTCAGCTAGTACAGCAATGTTAATATTATGGCCATTATCTGCCTTTTTCAAATTTATGTCCACATACCATCCCAGCCACTAAGCAATTAAACATTCCAGGCTaagttattttaatgaattaGAATTGCTACATAATATTATTGATGTTGGCAGAAGGTCATCATACATTACTCAGCTGGTGATCTAAATGGTcccttctgggcgcctgggtggctcagtgggttgagccgctgccttcggctcaggtcatgatctcggggtcctgggatcgagtcccgcatcgggctctctgctcagcagggagcctgcttcctcctctctctctgcctgcctctccatctacttgtgatttctctctgtcaaataaataaataaaatctttgaagaaaaaaaaaaaataaataaataaatggtcccTTCTGTATTCCGGATGTGCATATACCAGGGTCAGTAGTATAAATCAGTCCGGCTGTTGCTGTCTGGAAAGATGTTTTGGGGTGATGAGGTACTCATTTGGTACACCTACTTCCCAGGTGCTTTATTGCCGGGCTGGTAGTATAAAGGGCAACTTCATTTCATCCCCGGTGCAGACATTTTTAATTGAGGGAAAACAGtcctggggagagagacagataaGAGATGAACAGAGATAAGAAAGAGCACGAGGCCAAGGACGGGGTCATGAAATCCTCACTGTTGCTCATTTTATTACTGCCACAACTCCCTCACAGAGAAAGGTTTTAGGGAGATTGAGACATTGAACAGCGGATTCATTAACTTCTTGTGAGCGGATCAGGTTATGAGAAGAATAACAGGGGAGCTAAACAATGGCTTTCTATGTTCAGTTTTTATTGATTCGCCTGGAAGCCATTACTTACTGGTACATATGGTAGTGGAAAGCGCACTTCCGCAATAATGAATGAAGTGTCTAGGCTGAGAAATGGGACCAGAGTCGCTGGGGCTGACAGACTTGATCCAGGATTACAGCAGATGTGGAAAATTAAGGCCGTTTTAATATTGTGTAACATACAGATTTTGTTACCGTGAAATGTAAAGCTAGAGATAGGATTATAACCATTGTAACATATTGATTAAACTGTCCACTTTTAAATAAGtgtcatttaattaaaatatttatctttcataTCTGGTTCCTTATTTTGAATACCATCACTCACAAAGaactttgtaaaatgttttcatcTATAAGAGTACTGCTGTGCTGTTGGTAGCTATGTGAGAAATCAGAAAATTGATAACACTAATGTTTGGATGAGACTAATGATTTCATTCCCATGACTAACTCTGAGCTTAAATATTCACTACAACGTGGTAGCACTGGGCAGAAATGATTGATTCAGTGGGATTCAGTGGGAGCTCATTAATGTAAGATGTTGTTGCAGATATTTCTTGCAGAAGTTTTATAGGTTGatcatatattttgtctttattttctggtGAGAAACCAGATTACCCTGCTAAATGAATATGTCCAGGAAGTAACTTGGACACTGTCAGAACCATCAGTAACTTACTGTTCAGCTCACTGATAGGATAATTTCCTGAGCAGCCCTGGAGTGTTAAGTAGCTTATCAGTTGCTTCTCTAAGCATTATGGGTTTACAGAGGTTCCCTGATATGATAGCAGACCCAAACTTAAT
Proteins encoded in this region:
- the UGT8 gene encoding 2-hydroxyacylsphingosine 1-beta-galactosyltransferase, translated to MKSYTPYFMLLWSAVGIAKAAKIIIVPPIMFESHMYIFKTLASALHERGHRTVFLLSEGRDIAPSNHYSLQRYPGIFNSTTSDAFLQSKMRNIFSGRLTAIELFDILDHYTKNCDMMVGNRALIQGLKKEKFDLLLVDPNDMCGFVIAHLLGVKYAVFSTGLWYPAEVGAPAPLAYVPEFNSLLTDHMNLLQRMKNTGVYLISRLGVSFLVLPKYERIMQKYNLLPEKSMYDLVHGSSLWMLCTDVALEFPRPTLPNVVYVGGILTKPASPLPEDLQRWVNGANEHGFVLVSFGAGVKYLSEDIANKLAGALGRLPQKVIWRFSGTKPKNLGNNTKLIEWLPQNDLLGHSNIKAFLSHGGLNSIFETMYHGVPVVGIPLFGDHYDTMTRVQAKGMGILLEWKTVTEGELYEALVKVINNPSYRQRAQKLSEIHKDQPGHPVNRTVYWIDYILRHNGAHHLRAAVHQISFCQYFLLDIAFVLLLGAALFYFFLSWVTKFIYRKIKSLWSRNKHSTVNGHYHNGILNGKYKRNGHIKHEKKVK